DNA from Ziziphus jujuba cultivar Dongzao chromosome 2, ASM3175591v1:
ATCAGGTGCTGGGGTCTCTAGCAGCCCATACCTGCTCCTTAGCTTTGTGCGGTACGTGCATGACATTATGCAAGGCACCCCTATCAGGAACGCAATCAAGCCGTACAGCAGTCCACTGGTCCCACATGCTACCTCACACGTACaccaaaacaaattattattattattattatataaaattataattaatatttcacATATTTACattacaaaaaaaggaaaataaattatttgttaattttcacTTACGGGTGCTGCCGTTGTCTACAATCTCAGCAATTTGGCCAAACGTTATGCAGGGGAAGCAAGCAGTTATTACAGCTGTTAGGTggcaaatacaaataaaatcagtagttagaataaataaaaatctctaTGCTATTTAGTTTGTGAAATTCTTTGTAggattttaagagaaaaatcCCTCTCTttaaagctttttcttttttgtcaaaaatCTCTTCAAGTTTGAAATAATTTCTTGAtggaatttttagaaaaatgtcAATCCAATAGACAATGATCCTTTAGTATCTTAAACAACCTTATTTacaactatattttattttattcttagcATACAATAAAAGTTTCTTtcatccatataaaaaaaatatatatatatatatatctatattgtctcaatatgtttttttaatatttaagataATAAGATTCGAATTTGATATCATTatctaagaaaataataattttgtcattaaaaTGTTCAACAAATACAttaatatgtataattatatatatatatatatatatcaagtaataccaaatatattcctttaaaaataaataaaagctaccaaatatttttatatatagattctcattaaaaaaaaagaaaaagaaaaaaagaaaagaagtattTTCCATATAGTTAAAGATAAGATTCATATCGTACTAAAGAAGTTATTAATATCTTACCACTATAtttaaacattattattaattttaaaattactattataaggaaacaaaaaattatcaagCAAAGagaatagttaaaaaaaaatatatatatatatatatatatataattaattcatttggAATAAAGAGAGAATcgtataaatcaccattcactGGATCATCCATGCAATCAAATAACTCAGAACTCCACTTCTCGGTTGGAACATGATTCTGCACTGGAACAGGAATACCCTGTGCTGCATAACCTGCCTGACCACCATTATTATGTGGATAAAACTGTGGATTGTGAACGTGAGCATTTTGATCATAAGCAGCAGGAGGCCGAGCATGGGAAGGGACGTAAGCTGGTGATACATTTTGAGCACCATAGTTATGAtattgtggtggtggtggtggtggtggtggaggatgATGGGCCTCATGTGTTGGATAGGCCTGGTTACGATGGGGTGGTGGTGGGCTATGTGTCGGGTAATGTACGGGTTGATGGATCCTATTTGGGTACATGAAATCGGTATGTGGGTTTGGGGCGGGTTGAGTATGATAGTTTGGGTATTGATGATGATTAACTGGGTGTTGCTGTGCTGGTTTATGTCCTGGTGAAAGTTCTTGATGTGGTGGATGTGAAAATTGCTGAGGCTGAGAACCACTTTCAGGAATGTTGAGTGTGTGTGGTTGATGCTGATCGTTTTGATTTGCAGAAGGGACATAGCCATTGTTAGCTCCATGTAAGTTATGCTCCGGCTGGACTTCGGGTTGATTTGGCTCAAATGAAGATGGCTCTGGTTTGAAGTGTCCCATTTTGGCTTAATGTGTAGATCTCCTTTATGTAGGAGAAGTAAACGAAAGCAAACTATAAATGAAATGCTAGTAGAGCTTAATTTATATAGTAACACTTCAAATAATACCAAAGACAATTCTTTGAGATGGAGATTGAAAAGGAATATTAATGATTTGACttcaattttatgattttttttaattgacatTTGAGTATGAGATTTAACAAGAAACCTGAAAAGTACATGTATTATACAATAGACAACATGTATTATATATAGTAAacacaaattataaaaaaataaataaataaatagataaaggaAAACGTAACATTTTAATTGTATGATGTATGAGTTTTATCCATATTGGAAACTATCTCCCAAAATACAATGGGAGACTTAATTTCACCAaaacatcaaaaataaaaaaaataaaaaaaagacaatggGAGACATAACATCATAAGGGTTACCAAATtccaatcaaatttttatttaaattattaatatgttatttataaaatttgttatatatattgcCATGTCCTTTTTATAATTCAAGTAACAATTATTAGAAACAATtcttatgtatataattttgttataatagaCTTAAATCATACatgatattttttgtttaatcatatataaatataatacaatCCCACTGTAATGGGACtgcttataaatataaaataaatattgtcatgttttaatgaaaatatgttAGCATTCTATAAAGGTATTCAAATATAtaccaaatcaaataaaatcaatcaatccaatttaatttaatctaattttattagattaattcaataaaattaaattggattggattgaaaattttgaaatggttATCGATTTTAGTGTTTAAAAAATAAGCAATTCAAACCAATCACATCCAATAGTTATatactatattaaaattttaataggtgtatgatttttattagttaagGTATAAGTTTTAAATAGATACACTGTACTAGATTATTTCTTTTAGAGCATTGTAGTATACtaacattttgatatttatatttattattaatgtttgatTTTGTATACCCAcattttaactaataaaattgactataatatttgtttattttgataagAAAGCAATCATGGATGTGGAGCTTGGATAAACATTGATGTTTTGGAGCTTGAAAGCTTAGATGTGGTTGTTAGTTTATAATTTCAATATtgcaattttatgttttatgaataataaaatttagtttgGAACTTGAATTGTATTATTGTAATATTCTGAACCTAAACTTGAACTATATCGTTTTTGTAattgattatattatataatatttaaaattggatTGGACCggttaaaaattaaatcaaattcaaaatcaatAGATAACCAACCCAACCAAGGTTGGAttggattaaaaaataacaaatggacATATATTGGATCGATTGAATATTGGATTGGAACCCACGAACACTCTGGTATTCTAATacatgttattttaatttttttattggtttgaaGGATTCTATAAAAAGTTTGTACTGTGGAACCGTTGAATTGGAAGGGGGAAGACTTTGCCACCACCTAAAAGACAGAGTGTAGACattcacagagagagagagagagagagagagagagagagagagagagagagagagggtttaCTTTGACAAAAACAACATTCGGAATCTTTACGTAATTGTACCACCAGCTATAAAATTATGGAAAGCAACCCAAttgcaaaattaataaattgtttaAGAAGTAAAAAGAATTTAGTTTGACAAAAACAGAATTTCAGCATATCCTAGCAAGTGTCCAGGCATGCCAACTTGTTTTTTGTTcagaatttgataaaataataggctttatttttttggcctCATAAATGGCATAAAAAGAATCTTGTGTTTGAAGCACATATATAGAAGTTTGCTTCGGAATAATGTTGTTTCAAGAGTATGAAATGAACAATTCAATAGATAAATTCATATTATTTCAAAATCTGTATAGAAGTAACCAGCATTCCTAATTAAGCGAACCTCATTTAACActtaacatacatatatatatatatatatatacatatcaaaacTCTTGTAACTTGTAACACTtcacatgcatatatatgtatatatatatacatacatatcaaAACTCTTGTAACATGTTTTGATTTATAAACTCAAGTCTTTTATGAAatcaatttcataatattaaactaaaactttcaaataaagatagatctaGTCCAATTAAGCCTTTATTTGGGTTGCTACATATTAAGAAAGAATTAACAAAAGCTCTGCTGAGcaacaatcaatttttttactaGCCTAATTAGCGTTTAATAaaccattattttaaaattgttaaaagttacaaaattagaatttgaacatttgataaaaattctatttacctgttttaattgtttataacgaccaaaataaatatgaataattatttgtttatgtatatataatattattatagatatatatatatatatatatatatatatatatctctaaatgggtaaaaataaatttaattataagttaagggtataataataattttaaatttaaattctgaATATGCTAGAAAATGAATCTAAAAAGTTATTGTTGGTTACTTTATAAATTTTAGCTtttgaaaaaagtaaataatctaaaatttatatgtttattgaaTACTGCATCTAGtgaaaaattcttttataaGGCAAAAGTAAGGGTTTAAAAGCAACCCAAATGCACACTAAATGGATCTAAAAGAAATCCACCGACTATAATGTTAAAAATCCTTTGTCTTTTGGACATTATCATATTCAGGTGAGAAGAGACTaattgtacatttatatataatatatatactaagGTATTCATGCTGAAAAAAGATATTACCAGTTGCAGCTCAATGAAATTATAGTTTGAATGATTAAGAAAGGGGTTGATTGCATTTTTGTATTCTTTTAActtgtaaaattttgaaatttatatctttaacttttcaaaaataacgATTTAAgtattcaattttcaatttgttgcagATTAGTCAAATTCCAAGTTTGGTCAAACATATTGGTAATAGTACTATCTAGAAACTTTTAGCATTACCTGTAAAGAAAGAGACTAAAATGTTGATCAATGATATAATAAAAACAGTTATGTGGATGAAattgttatctatttctttggtaagattgaaaattaaatcaatctacaacaaatttaaattattactttcgaaaattaaaaatctaaatcacaaaatttaaaaatgtagaGTTCCAAATTACAATCAATCCTTTGGAAAGGAAGGAAATGCACACCATCCACGGCTTGGCTGCCGCTACATGCATTTTATATTATGGGCAACTCTCATACTTGTTGATAGGTGATGCAAGTGggacttaaatttttttttttttttaaattttttactg
Protein-coding regions in this window:
- the LOC125422636 gene encoding protein PLANT CADMIUM RESISTANCE 4, which produces MGHFKPEPSSFEPNQPEVQPEHNLHGANNGYVPSANQNDQHQPHTLNIPESGSQPQQFSHPPHQELSPGHKPAQQHPVNHHQYPNYHTQPAPNPHTDFMYPNRIHQPVHYPTHSPPPPHRNQAYPTHEAHHPPPPPPPPPQYHNYGAQNVSPAYVPSHARPPAAYDQNAHVHNPQFYPHNNGGQAGYAAQGIPVPVQNHVPTEKWSSELFDCMDDPVNAVITACFPCITFGQIAEIVDNGSTPCGTSGLLYGLIAFLIGVPCIMSCTYRTKLRSRYGLLETPAPDWVTHFICECCALCQEYRELKHRGLDPSIGWQANMALAQGQQQQAYTVPPINQRMTA